The Polymorphobacter megasporae genomic sequence GAAGCCAGACGCCGAATTCGAGCTCGTAGTCGAGGCGGCGCTCGGGCTGGAAGGCGACCTTGCCACTGCCCGGGGGGAACTCGGACTGCCCGGTCGGGCGCACCACCGGCGTGCCGCTGACCGCAACCGAACTGGCGCGGCCATTATAGCTAACCGGCAGCAAGTCGGCGCATGGCGCGATCGGGCGGCCCGAGGTCGCGGCCATCCGGCGGACATGTTCGATCGAACAGCAGAAGTCGGCGAACGCGACGGGCTTGACGGGAAGCAGCAGTTCGGCGCCCGCCATCGGCACCAGCGCGGCCTCGGCGGCGGCACGATCGGGCCCGTCGGCGCGGTACAGGTCGCTGAGCGCTGCCCGCAGCGCCGACATTGCCGCCGGCGGCTGTTCGATCAGCGGAGCGAGCGTCGGACCGGTCGCGGCGCGGGCGGTATCGCCCAACCGGTCGGCGAGCCGCGTGAGGTCGATGATCCGGTCGCCGAGCGCGACGCCACCACGCGGCGCCGTGCCGTCGGTCTTGAAGACCCCGAACGGCAGGTTCTGTACCGGGAAGTCGGTCCCGGCGATATTGGCGCTGTCGAGCCAGCTGCGCCGGGCCGGATCGTGCGTCGCGTTGAGATCAGCCATGACCGTGCTCCGCCGCGTGCTGCGCCAGCTTCTTTAGCAGCCACGGGGCGATGATGTCGCGGATCGTGCGATCGGGACCCCACCCCGCCCCAAAGCCCATGTGTGCCCCCCTCGGGTTAATCCACGCCTCTTTGGCGTCCCCGCGCTGCAACAGCAGGAGCTGGTCGGCGATCGGCACCTGACTATCCTTCGCGCCGTTCATCACCAGCATAGGCGCGCAGGGGAGGTCGATCCGGTCGTCGTTGAGCAGCGACATCCGCGGGCCGTATGCAAGAAACTCGTCGAGAGTCGTGACGCCGAATACGTTTGCCCGCGCGCCAAACAGGTCGAGCAGATATTCGCGCGTCCCGAGCGCCTTGAGCTGCCATTCGGGCTGAAAGAAATAATGGACCGCGCCGCCGTGGTTGATCGCGCCGAGCAGACGGCCCTTTTCGGCAATCGCGACGCGTGTCGCCCAGTGACCGCCCCAGCTGACCCCGCGCATGAACATCCGGGTCGAATCGACGTCGGGCCGCGTCTCCGCCCAGTCGAAGACACGGCTGAACACCCGCTCCGACCCGACGTCGCCCTTGATCGGCGACTGGCCGGTCCCCGGCATGTCCATGGCGAACACGCCGATGCCGTGCGGCATGTACGACAGCGCCTCGTCGGCGACGTTTTCCTTCCAGAAGTCGAGCCCCCCGCACTGGACCATCAGCGGGAATTGCCCCGGCCCGTCGGGCTTGCGGAGATAGCCGATGATCTCGCTGCCCTCGAACGGAATGCGCACGACCTCGAGCCGCTGCGGCAGCAGTGCGGCGTAGCGCATGTAAGCGGAGATCGCCTTTTCGTACGATGCCTGCTTGCCCGGCGTCGCGATCGTCGGGAAACGCCCCATCGTGTACGCGGCGTAGGCGCTCTGGAACAGCGTGCCCTGCGCGTCCGGTACAGCGCGGTCGGCCTCGTCGACGACGCGATCGCCGACGGCCATCCACACTTTCGCCCAGTCCTCGGGGTCGAGCGAGGTCAGCGCCGCCATCGCGGTCTGCGCATCCACCGGGCGGACGCCGCGCCCGGGGTAGCCGCCCGACGTGATCCGCTTGACGGTCTCCTGCCGCAGTTCGTCGAGCGTGCGCGGCGGCGCGATCCGCGGATCCAAGAGCGTCATGTGTCAATCCTGTTTGCGTTGCCCCGGCTTGGTGCGCCCGGGCGGGTCAATAGGGTTGCGCGAGGGCCTGCGTCGCAGCGATCGTCACGCTGGTCTGGAGTGCGCGGTCGGCACCGGCGATTTCCATCTCGCCCTGGCGCACCGAGGTCTCGACCACAAGCTTCGCCCGTTCGTAGCGCCGGTCCA encodes the following:
- a CDS encoding alpha/beta hydrolase family protein, which encodes MTLLDPRIAPPRTLDELRQETVKRITSGGYPGRGVRPVDAQTAMAALTSLDPEDWAKVWMAVGDRVVDEADRAVPDAQGTLFQSAYAAYTMGRFPTIATPGKQASYEKAISAYMRYAALLPQRLEVVRIPFEGSEIIGYLRKPDGPGQFPLMVQCGGLDFWKENVADEALSYMPHGIGVFAMDMPGTGQSPIKGDVGSERVFSRVFDWAETRPDVDSTRMFMRGVSWGGHWATRVAIAEKGRLLGAINHGGAVHYFFQPEWQLKALGTREYLLDLFGARANVFGVTTLDEFLAYGPRMSLLNDDRIDLPCAPMLVMNGAKDSQVPIADQLLLLQRGDAKEAWINPRGAHMGFGAGWGPDRTIRDIIAPWLLKKLAQHAAEHGHG